The genomic window GGAAACACGCCCTATATCGAAATTGAAACGCTGGCGCGTAGTTTAAAGTCGGTTAGTGTACCGACGTTAATATAATAAGAGTGGAGTAAACGATTTATGATTCAGCAGGAATCAGAGCTTGAAGTCGCTGACAATACCGGCGCAAAGCGTGTGAAATGCTTCAAAGTCTTAGGTGGATCGAAAAGACGCTATGCGCAAGTTGGCGATATAATCGTCTGTTCTGTGAAAGCGGCCGCACCGGATGGGAGCGTTAAAAAAGGCGATGTCGTTAAATGCGTAATCGTCAGAACGACCAAGTACATCAAACGTAAAGATGGATCCAAATTGCGTTTTGATACTAATAGTTGCGTGTTAATCGATGATAAGCTAAATCCTCGCGGAACCCGTATATTTGGGCCCGTAGCAAGAGAAGTTCGAGACAGAGGCTACCTTAAAATAGCATCGCTCGCACCGGAGGTAATCTAATGAAGAAAATTAAAGCTGAAAAAGCTGTATATGCGACAAAAAAAATCCGTAAAGGTGATAAAGTTGTTGCCATTGCCGGAAACAACAAAGGACAACAAGGCACTGTTCTTAAAGTTATCGGTGATAAAGTGATTGTACAAGGTTTGAATTTGCGAAAGCGCCATGTTAAGCGCTCCCAGCAAAACACAGCCGGTGGAATCATAGAAATGGAGAAGCCCATTCACGTATCTAATTTAAGTCCGTCTGTGAATGAGGGTGAACCTGTAAAGCTTAAAGTTAAAGCGAACGACAAAGGGGAAAAACAGCTCGTCTACAAAGACGGCGACCAAGATAAAGTGTATCGTTCCTTAAAAAAACATAACAATTAAACGAGTTGAATTAAACAATGTCTCGTCTAAAGAAAAGATACGATAGTCAAATCAAAGAAGCCCTTCAGCAAAAGTTCGGCTACATAAATCCCATGATGATTCCTAAAATGGAAAAAATCGTCATAAACATGG from Criblamydia sequanensis CRIB-18 includes these protein-coding regions:
- the rplX gene encoding 50S ribosomal protein L24, producing MKKIKAEKAVYATKKIRKGDKVVAIAGNNKGQQGTVLKVIGDKVIVQGLNLRKRHVKRSQQNTAGGIIEMEKPIHVSNLSPSVNEGEPVKLKVKANDKGEKQLVYKDGDQDKVYRSLKKHNN
- the rplN gene encoding 50S ribosomal protein L14 yields the protein MIQQESELEVADNTGAKRVKCFKVLGGSKRRYAQVGDIIVCSVKAAAPDGSVKKGDVVKCVIVRTTKYIKRKDGSKLRFDTNSCVLIDDKLNPRGTRIFGPVAREVRDRGYLKIASLAPEVI